Part of the Arthrobacter globiformis genome is shown below.
TTGTCCCGCTCGCGAGCCCATCACAGAACGTTGCTTCCTTACGGCAGGTCGATATTCGTGAGTTCTGACCGCTTGCCGCTTGGTTCCTCGACCAGGACCAGCGAGCTCACCTCGGGGCAGTAGTACTTGTGCTCCCGCGAGTTGAACTCCAGCGGCGTCCAGTCGTCCACCTTCACACAGTCCGTGTAGGTGCCCATGCTCGTTGTAACGGTCTGGCCTGTGGCGATGGTGTCCCGCATATCTTCCGCATGCCCCAGGTAGTACTCCTGCCGGTAGGTGTCGCCCACGCGCTGTTCGGCCTTCATCCATATGCCGGCCTTTGCCCCATCCTGCCCGTGGATAAAGCTGCCGGAATGATCCTGCAGTTTGCCGTCCTTGTAGTTATCAACGTCCTCGCCGAAATACCACACATCGCCGTTCTTGTGCTGTGCCAAGTAGTCCTTGGTCTCCTCGACGAGCTGCCCGTTCTTGAATTCCCTGTCCAGGTAGATGATCGTTTCGACGCCCTCAATGACCCGCTTCTCCGGCACGATCTCAATTTCGATCCTGTCGCCGCCGGTCCCATAGGTCATTTTCTTGCCGACCGGAAGGGCGAAGTACTTATTGGTTATTTTCGTCGTGAAATCCGCCGGCGTGATCTGCGGATTGTAGTCGGCAGCCCTGCTTCTCAAATTATTGAAGTACAAAAATGCCGCCCCGCCAGCGACCAGCAGCAGCACGATGATCCCTAGAATTATGGTTCGTGGCTTCATATCCGGCCCCACTCCTCGTTGAGTAGAAACTCCTTGCCGGTCCGGAGAGCCTGTGCTTGCCCGGGCCATAGGAAAAAGGTAGTCCTGTCGGGCCCCCGGGGACAGAGACAGCAGCAATTTTCCTAGCTGCGGGCGGCCTCCACTACCCGTTCGCCGTTGAAGTATTCGAGCTCCCAGCCGTCGACGGCGTGGTGGTGGGCAAGGTTGAGCACGGCGTTGTCGATGCTTGCGAGGGTGCTGCCGATGGCACGGCCCAGGGACAGGCGGAGGAGCGTGCCGTGGGCGACGACCAAAACGCGCCGTCCGCGGAACTCCTCGGCCAGCGCCTCCAGGGCGGCCAGGCCCCGGGAGCCCGCTTCGTCGTCGCTTTCCGCCCCGCGGAAGCCGCCGGGGATGCGCAGTGCCTCCAGTTCCGGGCCAGCCTGCAGGCCCTCCGCGGGCCCGAAACTGCGCTCGGTGAGCTCCGGCACATGCCGGGCCACTGTGAGTCCGAGGCCGGCGGCGATCAGGTCTGCGGTTTCCGCCGCACGGCTCAGCGGCGAGGATACGACCGTGTCCCACGCCTGCCCGGACAAGACGGCGACGGCGTCGCGCGCCTGGCCGCGGCCGACGTCGTTCAGCGGAATATCGCTGGATCCCTGCAGCCGGCGCTGCGCATTCCAGTCTGTCTGGCCATGGCGGATGAGGGCGAAAGTCGTGAGGGTCATGCCTTCCATTGTGCCCGAGAGGCTCAGGACCTTTCTTCCCGGCGACGCGTTGCCGGCGCGGAGCGCTTCGGCGATGACCTGGCCCGGCACCTGTAGGGAATTGCGAAGAGGGCTCTGGCCGCGCCACCCGATCATGGTCAAATAGGAGGGTTAGACCGGCTGCCCGAGTCCGACCGCGGCCTCGGCCATATGGAAGGAAGCACATGACCGATCGCCAGGACCATCCTCCGGTTCCCACGCCGGGAAGTGCCCAGGGTCTGGACAGCAAGGTTGAGGGCGGCTGCCCGGTTGCCCATGACAGCGCGACCTCGCACGGCAGCGAGAGCGAGAACCCGGCGATCGACTCGCCGCAGCCGAAGGCGCACCGGCCCCGGACGAACGCGGACTGGTGGCCGAACCAACTTGATCTCTCGGTGCTCCATGCGAACCACCCGGCAGGCAACCCGCTCGCCCCCGGCTTCAGTTACCGGGAGGAGTTCCAGAAACTCGATGTCGAGGCGCTGAAGCAGGACATCATTCAGGTCCTGACCACCTCGCAGGACTGGTGGCCGGCGGATTTCGGCCACTACGGCGGCCTGATGATCAGGCTGAGCTGGCACGCTGCCGGCACCTACCGGGTCCACGATGGCCGCGGCGGTGCGGGTGAGGGCAGCCAGCGCTTCGCTCCGCTGAACAGCTGGCCGGATAACGCGAACCTGGACAAGGCCCGGCGGCTGCTGTGGCCCGTGAAGCAGAAGCATGGCCAGAAGATCTCATGGGCCGACCTGCTGGTCCTTGCGGGCAACGTCGCCTTGGAGTCAATGGGCTTCAAGACCTTCGGGTTCGCCTTCGGCCGCGAGGACGTGTGGGAACCCGAGCAGATCTTCTGGGGACCCGAGGACGCCTGGCTGGGCGACGAGCGCTACATCGGCGAAGGTGCCATGGCGGAGGAGGTAGGTTCCACGGAGATGGGCCTGATCTACGTCAACCCCGAGGGCCCGATGGGCAACCCGGATCCCAAGCTCGCTGCGGCGTTTATCCGCGAGACCTTCAAACGGATGGCGATGAACGACGAGGAGACCTTCGCACTGATCGCCGGCGGGCACACGTTCGGCAAGACCCACGGCGCCGGTGATGCCGACGCGCACGTGGGCCCCGAGCCGGAGGCCGCGAACCTGGAGGAACAGGGTCTGGGCTGGATCAGCACGCACGGCAGCGGCAGGGGAGGCGACACGATCACCTCCGGGCTCGAGGTCACCTGGACCGACCGGCCGACGGAGTGGAGCAACCGCTTCCTGGAGATCCTGTTCGAATACGAGTGGGAACTCACCAAGAGCCCGGCCGGCGCCCACCAGTGGGTTGCCAAAGATGCCCCGCAGATCATTCCGGACGCGCACAATCCCGAGAAGAAGCACCGGCCGACCATGCTGACCACGGACCTGTCACTGCGCTTCGACCCGGCCTACGAGGAAATCGGGCGGCGCTTCCTGGGAAACCCGGACGAGTTCGCGCTGGCGTTCGCCAAGGCCTGGTACAAACTGCTGCACCGCGACATGGGTCCGGTGGGCCCGCACCTGCTCGGACCCTGGGTCCCGGAGCCGCAGCTCTGGCAGGACCCGATCCCGGCGGCGGACCACGAGCTGATCAGCGAACAGGACATCGCGTCCCTCAAGGCCCAGCTCTTGGACTCGGGCCTCTCCGTTTCCCAGCTCGTCACCACGGCGTGGGCCGCGGCGTCCACCTACCGCAAGACCGACAAGCGCGGCGGCGTCAACGGCGCCCGCATCCGCCTGGAGCCCCAGCGCGGCTGGGAGGTCAACCAGCCCGGGCAGCTGGAGGCCGCGCTGCAGGCGATCGAGGCCGTGCAGCAGCAGTTCAACAGCGGCCAGAGCGGTGGCAGGAAGGTCTCGCTGGCGGACCTGATCGTCCTCGGCGGCTGCGCGGCCGTGGAGAAAGCCTCGAGCGACGCGGGCTTCAACATTACTGTGCCGTTCCGGCCAGGCCGGACGGACGCCTCCCAGGACCAGACCGACGTCGAGTCATTCCAGTACCTGCAGCCGCGGGCGGACGGGTTCCGCAACTACGTGCGCCCCGGTGAGAAGCTTCCCCCGGAAACCCTCCTGCTCGATAAGGCTTACCTGCTGGATCTCTCCGCACCGGAGATGACCGCGCTCATCGGTGGCATGCGTGCCCTCGGCGGCAACGTGGGCGGCTCCGCGCATGGTGTGCTTACCGACCGGCCCCAGGTCCTGACGAACGACTTCTTCGTCAACCTGCTCGCACCGGGCACCCGGTGGAAGGCTTCGGAGGCGGAGGAGAACGTCTACGAGATCAGCGATGTGGCTACGGGCGAGCTGAAGTGGACCGCTACACCGGTCGACCTGGTCTTCGGCTCCAACTCCCAGCTTCGGGCGGTGGCCGAGGTCTACGCGAGCGACGACGCCAGGGAGAAGTTCGTCAACGACTTCGTCGCGGCGTGGGTGAAGGTCATGGAGCTCGACCGCTTCGACCTGCGCTGACGCAGTCATCCGGGGCCGGCCGCGGATGCGGCCGGCCCTGAAGATCTACAACCAGGCGCTAACCGCCGTCGCTGGTTGTTGATCCTGAGGTAAAACTATGCCGGCAAATGTTTGGGCCGGTGGTCGGCAATTAGTCCGCTGGCCATATGCCGGGCGCGGCGGGCGGACAGCTTGTCACCTTCGGCGGCGGCAATGATCGAGCCCTTCATGAGGATGTGCCAGGAGAGGGCGAATGCCTCGGAGTCATCCAGGCCCGCTTCCTCGGCCAGGAGCCGCACCTGTTGGCGGATCCTGCCCAGGTACCCGATGCTCGCCTGCCCCAGGGGATGCTCGGGCCCCATCTCCAGCAGCACTTTTACGAAGGAACACGCTTCGAAGTCATCGTCCTGGAACCACTGGTCGTAAACGTCGAAGATGGCCAGCAACTGGTCCTCAGGGTTATCGGCCCTGCTCCGGGCTTCCGGTACCACCGATCCGAGCATCCACAGCTCGTCGCGGCGCTTCAGAAAGGCCAGCGCCACATCGTCCTTCGACGGGAAATGCCGGTAGAACGTCGCCTTGGCGACGCCCGAGGCGCGGATCAGCTCGTCGACCCCGACGTCGCGGATCCCGCGGTGGGCAAACAGTCTGTAGGCGGTGACCACAATACGGGTGCGGACGTCATCAGGATTTTCAAGGTTATCTGCGACTGTCCTCATGCCAACAAATTCTACCTTTCGGAGGCAATTTTCTTCCGGGCACCGCCGTCGGACTCTGACTGAGAGATTTTTTATACAGGTACCGCAGGTTTGGTCCCGTGCGCGTGGCGATCATCTGGTCCGCTCTGACCGCGGCCGCCGTCTACTCCTTTGGGGCACACCTGCCGCTGATCGCCACGTACGTTCTGGTCTTCGCTGCCGGTGTGTTCCTCGTCAGCGCGCAGACCATGGTGTACGCCGCCGTCGCCCACGTGTATCCCACGGCGAGCCGGGCCACAGCTATCGGCCGGACCACGGGCATCGGCCGGTTCGGCGCGGTTTTCGGCCCGCGGATGGGCGGCCAGCTGCTCCGGCAACCAGAGTTGGGGTTTCGGCATCTTTGCCGTGGCCGCGCTGGTGGCCACCGCGACGCCGCTGGTGTTGAAGCTGGTCCTGGCGCGCACCGCGCCGCCGGTGCAGGCGAAGGACGACGACGGTGCGAGCCGGCTGGACGTCGTCGACGCCGGCTAAGTGTGGATTATTGAGCAACGCCGACTAGCCGGAGCCACCTTACGGCGGCGTCCGACCGGCGTCGTCAAAAGGGACCGGGCAGGTGGGGTGACCCATCTGCCCCGTCATTCACAACGGCTTGTTCACGTCGCTTTCCGCCTCCGGGTCCTCGGCCTCCCCGTAGTGGGTGGCAGCAGCGAGCCCGGCCACTTGCTGGTCCGCGTTGGTCTGGCCCGGAGGCAGCCTCTTCCCCTCGCCGTCTTGTGCCTGCTGGTCAGCGCCGGGCACTACGTCTTCCCTCAGGTGTGGATCGCGGGGCAAGTCGGAGCTGTCTTCCTTGTCCATCATGGACTCAGGGAAGCAGGTACGTCGCGCTGCCACAGGGCAGGGCTGGGCCGTGGACCCAGTCCTAACGATCCGGCACCAGGCGCCATTCCCCTAAAAGGGCGGAGGTTCTGGTGCGGTGGCGTGATCCGGTGGTTTCAGTGTTGGTTCCGGTGGCTCGACTGGGTGGCCGCGCATGCCGAAAGGTGCTGGTTCGGTAACGTAGGCCCGTCCCAGCGGTGAATGCCAGCTGAGGTTGCCCGCGCCGGCGTGCGTGTAGGTCCAAGCGCCGATGGACTTCAGTGCATGGTGTCTTCGGCAGAGCATTGCCAGGTTGCCGGCGTCGGTGGTGCCACCGTCCTGCCATTCGATGGTGTGGTCAGGTTCGCAGGCGGTGGCCCGGCGGGTGCATCCCGGGAAGCGGCAGGTCCCGTCCCGGCAGTTCAGGTACCGGCGAAGCGCCTGCGGTGGACGGTAGGCCGTGCGGCCCACGCCCAGGGCCTGGCCGGTGGTGCAGTCTGTGAAGAGCCGCTGCCATGTGGGCGCCAAGACAGCCATGCGCCGGGCCGTGGCAGCATCGATTGGGCCGTAGCCCTGGAGCTCAGCCAGTTCGAGCTCAGCTGTTCCAAGTGACCCTGCTTGGAGCCCAGCCGTTTCCAGTTCACCTGTGGAGAGCGCCTCGGACCAATGGACGCCGTCACCGAGGACCTGTCCGACGGGAATGGTCACCACAACCTCGGCACGGAATGCCCCGGACTCTGGTTCATCAGATGCGCCCAGAAAACGGTAGGTGAATGCATCAGCGCGCAACTCGGACAGCGTGTGGTGGTCGGGAGCAGTGCCGGCCCCAGGAACGTCTCTGGGGTCTGCAGCCCGTGTGCTGGCCTGCCGTGCATCGTGGTCGAGCCCATTGAAAAGCGCCAGCCCGATTTCCGCTGTCAGGCGTGCGGTGAGGGTGCACATGCCGTCGGGTTCGGCCGAGAACCAGACGCCGCGCTCACGCTGGGCAGACTCTCTGCGGGCCTCGAGGCTTTCGGGGTGAAGGCGCTCGCGCAGCCGCCGCAGGCATGTCCGCAATTCGGCTGGGGTGCGGAGGCGGCCTTGCCGGGTCCGTGTGCGTCGCAGGGCAAGCCGCGAGAATTTTTCGGCCTGTTCGGCGGGGAGGGATCGGGCCTGGTCGAGGATGATCCGGGCGTGCGCCTCGGAGATTTCCCCGTCTTGGACCGCCTCGAGGACCTCCCATTGGGACGCCGTCAGGTCCGCGGCATCGTTCAGCCAGCGTGCGGCGGTGCTTTCCGAGAGGGCAGAGGCGGTGGACACTTCACTGACGGCCAGCGCATGGGCTTCCTCCCCGCCGAACCGTACCGGCTGGTTTTCTTGGCGCCGGGGAGATTCTTCGCCGATCGCTTCTTCGACCCGTGCAAGGGCGCTCAATTTCATGGCTGTTGCCCACGCGATGAGCCGGTCGGACGACCCCACCAGACCGAGGGCCTCGTCGGCTGTGAGGAACGACGGCAGCGGAACGCTCAGGGTGCCGGCTAGCAGTGAATCCTCCAGGTCCGTGAAGGCGACAGCTGGAACCCACGTCTCGTCATCGGTGACGAACGCCTGGACCTCCATGCCGCGCCTCCTTCCGGAAATCCTTGCCCTCTGAACTCTTTGCCCGGCATCCCCTAACCCGACACTCCCAGACTAGGCGGAGGGTGCGACATTTTGAGGAGGCCATGGTCCGGGGCCGCAAGTGCCCGTTCGCGCCGAGGCAGTTTCGCGCTTGGCGGCGGTAACTAGGCCGTTGCTTCGTCTTCCACGTTGGGGTCAGCCTGGAGCGTGTGATCGATCTGCGCGGATTCGATGAGCTGCGTCATGGCAACGTGGATGTCCTCCGCCTGGGCACGGGTGAGGCCTAGTTTGGCGAGCATGGTGCCGGGCACGCCCATTGCTTTGTCGCGGAGCGCGGCTCCTTCGGGGGTCAGGCCGACGGCAAGGGAACGTTCATCGCCGGGAACGCGGCGGCGGGTGACATATCCCAAGGCTTCGAGCCGCTTGAGCAAGGGGGACAGGGTGGCCGGGACCAGGAGGAGTGCGTCGCTGATTTCCTTGACGGAACGCGGACTCTTCTCCCACAGTGCGAGCATCACCAGGTACTGCGGGTGGGTCAGGTTCAGCTCCTGCAGCACGGGCCGGTAGGCGCCGATGACGGTGCGCGAGGCGACAGCCAGAGCGAAGCAGAGCTGCCGCTCGAGCAGGAGGTCTTCGTCGCTTCCTGAAGGGGAAGTCATGAAGCCATGATATCGAAGTGCCTACGGGAACTGGCGAGGAAGAGGAACGCCGCGAACAGGACCAGGTGGATGGCTCCCTGCAGTCGGGTGGCGCGGCCCTGCACAACGGTGATTCGTCAGGCCGATGCTGTGTAGGTGGCCTTTTTGGTGGGCGTGGGGCCATGCAGGTCGTCCTCGCCGTCCCTTGGCGACAGGACAGGAAGGAAAAAGTGGCGGTGGCGGACAGTGGGTCAACACAAACACGCCGTAAAGCGACAACGAAGCCACGGCCGCGAAGCCCAGCTGAAGGGGAGAAAACTCAGGTCCGGGCCGCGACGACGTGAAGGTCGGCAGGACCAGCGTCAGGGTAGCCAGCGTGGTGACCACGGCCAGGGCGGCACCCGCTCCCTCCGGGTTGAACCGTGGGATGCCATACCTGCGGGCGCCCACGAGCAGGGCAATCCCGACGATGCCGTTGGCCGTGATCATGACGGCGGCGAAGACGGTGTCCCGCGCCAGCGAATGGCTCCCCTCGCCACCGGATGCGATCAAGGTGACAATGAGGGCCACCTCGATGACGGTAACGGCAACCGCAAGCACGAGCGAACCGAAGGGCTCGCCGATGCGCTCGGCCACCACTTCGGCGTGATGCACCGCCGCCAGGACGGCTCCCACTAGAACCGCCCCGCGATGGCGCCAGCCAACACCGGCCCGGGAGAAACTCCCCACGTCACGGCCAGCACGATCAGGCCGACGACGGGAACAACGGCGGTCCAGGACGATCGGAGCCGGGCCAGCACAGCGATATCTTCTCAGTGCTGGCCCTGTAGGACTAGCCCTCCAGTACTAGCCCTCACACTCCGAGCAGTATTTCTTGCCGTCCTTTTCCCGCGCGAGCTGGCTGCGGTGGTGGACCAGGAAGCAGGACATACAGGTGAACTCGTCCTCCTGCACCGGAACAACCTGGATCAGCAGCTCTTCGTGCGACAGGTCGGCACCGGGAAGGTCGATGCCTTCGGCGGTGTCGGCCTCTTCGACATCAAGCAGGGCAGTTTGGGATCCGCCCTGCCGGGACTGGATGGCCTCCAGGGATTCGTTGGCCGGCTGGTCCTCTTGGGCCACGCGAGGGGCGTCGTAGTCAGTTGCCATGGTTTTTACTCCTTCGGCTGAGCGCCGGTCGGCGCACATTCGCAGGGGTCAACGAGCGGGCGCCGTCAGGTATTCCCGGATACCGGGGACGGTTAAGGTCCCCACAGTTTAGAGGATGATTTCGCGGGTCGTGCCGAACGGAACCTGGTCGGAAAGCGTGGCGGTGTAGCTTCCGGGCCTGTTGCGCGTGACGATGATGCCGTGGGTCCCGGTGAGCATGGCCTCTTCCTGCAGGTTCTTGACGGCGGCATCGAGCCTCTCGTCCAGGATCTGGCGGTCATTTACATGGATATCGATGGTCTTGGTGGTGCTGGGCATAGTCGTCCTTTGGGCTGTTCAAAGTTCCGGGATGTTCAGATTCTTGGACCGCTCACTAGGCGGCAGGGCGCTCCGGGATCTCTGCGCACGCAGTGCCTGCCGGATGCCATATATGCGGGCCTGTAGGCCGCTGGTGCACCGCCCCCACGGGCTCTGATGGAAGCCTGTCCACGCGTACGGTGTCGCGTGCATCATGTTCGGTGCTCTGCGTAAAAGTAGACCGCGAGGCCAAAAGTTTGTCAATACATTTGTGCAGCGCAAGCGTGCTGTTGGAGTCTTCCAGGAGAGTCATTAGTCCTGCACTCAGTATCAGCGCAACAGGCGTGTGACGCCGTTGTGTGCCGGGTGGGCAAATCGCGGGCGTCCGCCGGGTTAGGCTGTTCCGTGCTTCGTCTGAAACGCCTCGCGGTCCTCAGCCTTTTCGCGTTCTGCGCCATCACCGCGGGCGCCTTCTGGCTCCTGGGCAACGGAACGCCTGCGGCCCAACCGGCTCCGCCGCAGGCGGCGGGGAAGTTCGTGCCGCTGGCAAGTGGCAGTAAGCATGCCGTGAACATCACGAGGACCGTTGAGCCGGGCTGGTTGGCCCGGACCGCTGCGCAGACTGGAATTCCTGCACGGGCTCTTCGGGCGTACGTTGCCGCGGCCGGCATGGCGAATGCCGACGCGCCGGCGTGCGGGATCGGCTGGAACACGCTAGCCGCCGTCGGGTTTGTCGAATCCGCGCACGGCGCCCTCGGCGGAGGCCGCCTCACGGCTTCGGGAGACGTGAGCGGTCCGATCGTCGGCCCCGGCCTCAACGGCGACGGCTTCGCCGCCATTGCCGACACGGACGCCGGCGCGCTCGACGGCGACACCCGCTGGGACCGCGCCGTCGGACCCATGCAGTTCATTCCGTCCACGTGGAAGTTGGCGGGGCGGGACGCCAACGGCGACGGGGTGGCCGATCCGCACAATATCGACGACGCCGCCCTGAGTGCGGCGGGCTACCTGTGCGCCGGCGGCCGGGACCTCACCACCGATCAGGGCTGGACCGATGCCATCTGGTCCTACAACCAGTCCGAGGCCTACCTGGGGCAAGTGGGCGGGCAGGCTGCTGAGTACGCGGAGCAGGCGGGGTAGCCCGGCACGGAGCCGGCGCACACGGAGGGCCTGACACTGTCCGTGCCAGACCCTGCGTGGGCGTTGGACCCGGTACTTCTCAGACCCGCTGCGGGGAGCCGAGTTCCACGGGTTCCTCATCCATCAGGTAGGCGGATTCGGAGTGAGCTGCAATGTCGATGCCGCGGAGTTCGGCTGCTTCGTCAACGCGAAGTAGGTTCCCTCGGTCAGGCCTCCTCGAGCTGCAGATGTGGCGTTGGGCGGCGGAACCCGCGGGTGAGGCAGGCCAGGTAGACGAGACCCAGTGCTGCCCACGAGAGGCCAAGCGAGAACGAGAGCCCGCTTAGGCTGGTCCAGAGCCACAGTGTCAGCACGAAGCCGACTCCCGGGAGCAGGAGGTTGTGCAGCAGGCCCTTGGCTCCGCGGTTCTTCTGGTCGATGAAGTAGTGCTTGATGACGGACAGGTTGACCACCGAGAAGGCGACGAGGGCCCCGAAACTGATCAGCGAGGACACGGTCGTCAGGTCGAGGATCAGGGCGCCAGTAGCGATATTCCCGACGTGACGATGATCGGAACCACAGGCGTGCCCCACCGCGGATGAAGGCGGCCGAAGACCGCGGGCAGTACGCGGCCGCGGCCCATCGAGTAGATGATTCGCGAAACCGAGGCCTGCGAAGTCAGCGCCGACCCGAGGCTTCCGGCAATGTACGCGGCGGTGAAAAACGCGACCAGGATGTTACCGCCGGCGGCGCCTACCACTTCGATAGCCGCGGCGTCCGTGTTGGCAAAGGTGCCGACGGGAAGCAGGTGGTGACTGATATAGGCCAGCCCCAGGAAGATGAGCCCCGCGAGGACGGTGGTCAGCATGATGGCCCGCGGAATGCTCCGCCGCGGGTTCTTTGCCTCCTCCGCAAACGTTGAGACGGCATCAAATCCCAGGTAGGACAGGCACAGGACGGCGGACCCCGCCAAGATCGGTGAGAAGCCTTCGGCGCCGTCGACTCCGGCGAAGGGGGCAAGGAGGTCCAGCTTTCCCGCTCCCGAGACGGAGGCCCAGGCGAGTCCGACGAACAGCACAATGAAGAGAGCCTGGAGCCCCACCACCACGAAGTTTGCCCTGGCCACCGCCGTGATACCGAGGATGTTCAGTGCGGTCACGGCTGCGATGGATATGACCATGAACAGCCATGCCGGGACGGCCGGGAAGGCGGCATTGAGGTAGATGCCGATGAGCAGGTAGTTGATCATCGGCAGGAGCAGATAGTCCAGCAGCAGGGACCAGCCGGACATGAAGCCCAGACCGGCGCCGAATGACCTTGTGGCGTAGGTGTAGGCGGATCCTGCGAACGGAAAGGCCTGGGCCATCCGGCCGTAGGACCGGGCGGTGAAGAGCATGACCACCAGGGCGGCGGCGTAGGCCGCGGAGAGGCGCCCGCCCGTCAGTTCGACGACGATGCCGTAGGTGCTGAATATGGTGAGGGGCACCATGTAGACCAGGCCCAGTAGAACCAGGGAGGGCACGCCAAGCACCCGGCGTCAGCCGTTGCCCGTCCTTCCGGTCTCGCTGGCCGGCCGGCTCCCGTCGGTGGGGGTCTGCGTGTCAGAGGCTGAGCTCATGGGATTCCTAAGCGTTGAGGCCGCCGGCACCGGCGGCGGGAATGGCATGAGAACAAGCAGAAGCCCGCTCATGGACACCACAGGTGCAGGGAAGCGGTGGCAACGCCGTCAGTGCCACACCCCCGCCCGGGACGTCGGGGCTTACCCAATCCCGGTCCGTGGTGCCGGATATAAATGAATGAAGTTCATTTAGTAAAGCAGTGACGGGAATCACGGTCAAGGGGTGTGGGTGGATTAGGCCCGGCTGGCCGCCCTTGCCGTTTCCGCGATTCGCTCGGTCGCGGCCCACGACGCGAGCAGCCGGAGTGCTTCGTCGGACGGGCTGCCGGGGACTGCGGGGTAGACCGTGAGCGTGTGGCCGGGGTCGTCTTCGAGTTCCATGGCCGCGTACGTCAGTTCCAGGAGGCCGACGACGGGGTGGCGGAAGGTCTTGGTTCCGGAGTAGTGGCGGCGGACGTTGTGGGCTGCCCAGCGCGTGCGGAATTCGTTGCTGCGCATGGAGAGTTCACCCACGAGTTCGGCGATGCGCTTGTCATGCGGGTTGCGGCCGGCCTCGCGGCGGAGGATCGCGACGTTGACGTTCGCTGCCCGGTCCCAGTCGGGGTAGAAATTGTGGGAGAGCGGGTCCAGGAAGATGAATCTCGAGTGGTTCGCGGGGCGCGCTGTGCCGCGGTACATGTCGGAGTACATGGCGTAACCAAGGTCATTCGCGGCCACGATGTCCATCCGGTTGTTGGCGATGAACGCCGGGGCTCCGGTTATCGCATCGAGCAGGTACTGCATTGCTGGCTGCACGGTGGCGGGGGTGCTCTTGGTCCGGCTCCGGGATGTGGTGTTCGCTGCGCGGGCGAGGTCGTAGAGGTGGTCGTGCTCGGCCCGGTCCAGCTGCAGGGCCTGCGATATCGCGTCAAGGATGCTGTCGGAGGCGCCGCTGAGATTTCCGCGTTCGAGGCGGGTGTAGTACTCAACGCTGACGCCGGCGAGGCGTGCCACTTCTTCCCGGCGAAGGCCGGGAACACGCCGTCGGCCGCCAATCGGTTCCAGTCCTGCCTGCTCCGGAGTGATCCGGGAACGGCGGGAGACCAGGAACTCGCGTGCCTCGGTTCGGTTGTCCATCCTGTCAGGCTACGTCCATTCCAAAAGTGGAGGGAGGTCCGGCCATAACCCGTCTTGGCAGGGTACTCGGGGCCGACGATCTGAGTGAACCGGCTGCCATGGGCCACGTTAGGCCTCGCCGCGCCGGCTCACCATCTCATTGATCCAGATCGGCGCGAAAGGCGAGGTGCAGTTCGGCGGGGTCGGGTAATCCTTCACGACTTCCAGCCGTTCACCGATGTCAATGGCCCGGGCCCGGTGGTGTCCGTGCTCGATGCCGATCTGCGCCAGGGTGTGGTTCATGGCCCACTGCAACCGGTCCGGGGCGTCTTTCATTTCCGCCTCGATGGTGTCCAGCAGCCCTGGCAGGTCCAGGCCCTCGGGCTTCTTCGCGACCCGCTCCGTGGTCAGGGCCCAGCCAGCACTCGCGACCACCTGGTCCGGGTCGTCAGTCCAGGCGACGCGCAGATCTTCGGCATGCGGGCTTTTCTTCACCACGTAGTTCACCAGCCAGTCATGCACCTTGGGTGCGCGGGCCTGGCGCAGCATGGCGTCCAGTTCTTCAAGGTCGAAGGCCTTAGGCCGGCAGATCAGCAGCGCCAGCAACCGGGCGGCGGTGTCATCCGTGGCCCACAAGTCACGGGCCAGCTCGTGCTGCGTCTTCAGCCGCTTCGCGACCGCGCGCAACGCAGACAGGTTCACACCGTGGTCGTCGCCGCGCCTCTGGTTCGCCTCGCGCATTTTTGGATCGTCGAGCGCGGCCAGTTCGGTCATCACCGCGTCAATTGTTGCCTCGGCCATCATGCTCCT
Proteins encoded:
- a CDS encoding lytic transglycosylase domain-containing protein, whose product is MLRLKRLAVLSLFAFCAITAGAFWLLGNGTPAAQPAPPQAAGKFVPLASGSKHAVNITRTVEPGWLARTAAQTGIPARALRAYVAAAGMANADAPACGIGWNTLAAVGFVESAHGALGGGRLTASGDVSGPIVGPGLNGDGFAAIADTDAGALDGDTRWDRAVGPMQFIPSTWKLAGRDANGDGVADPHNIDDAALSAAGYLCAGGRDLTTDQGWTDAIWSYNQSEAYLGQVGGQAAEYAEQAG
- a CDS encoding helix-turn-helix transcriptional regulator, with product MDNRTEAREFLVSRRSRITPEQAGLEPIGGRRRVPGLRREEVARLAGVSVEYYTRLERGNLSGASDSILDAISQALQLDRAEHDHLYDLARAANTTSRSRTKSTPATVQPAMQYLLDAITGAPAFIANNRMDIVAANDLGYAMYSDMYRGTARPANHSRFIFLDPLSHNFYPDWDRAANVNVAILRREAGRNPHDKRIAELVGELSMRSNEFRTRWAAHNVRRHYSGTKTFRHPVVGLLELTYAAMELEDDPGHTLTVYPAVPGSPSDEALRLLASWAATERIAETARAASRA
- a CDS encoding DNA alkylation repair protein codes for the protein MAEATIDAVMTELAALDDPKMREANQRRGDDHGVNLSALRAVAKRLKTQHELARDLWATDDTAARLLALLICRPKAFDLEELDAMLRQARAPKVHDWLVNYVVKKSPHAEDLRVAWTDDPDQVVASAGWALTTERVAKKPEGLDLPGLLDTIEAEMKDAPDRLQWAMNHTLAQIGIEHGHHRARAIDIGERLEVVKDYPTPPNCTSPFAPIWINEMVSRRGEA